The Bubalus bubalis isolate 160015118507 breed Murrah chromosome 1, NDDB_SH_1, whole genome shotgun sequence genome includes a region encoding these proteins:
- the GPR171 gene encoding probable G-protein coupled receptor 171 has product MTNSSTFCPVYRDLEPFTYFFYLVFLIGIIGSCFATWAFIQKNTNHRCVSIYLINLLTADFLLTLALPVKITVDLGVAPWKLRIFHCQVTACLIYINMYLSIIFLAFVSIDRCLQLTYSCKIYRIQEPGFAKMISAVVWLMVLLIMVPNMIIPIKDIKEKPNVGCMEFKNEFGRNWHLLTNFISIAIFFNFSAIILISNCLVIRQLYRNKDNENYPNVKRALISILLVTTGYIICFVPYHIVRIPYTLSQTEVISDCSTRISLFKAKEATLLLAVSNLCFDPILYYHLSKAFRLKITETFASHKESKAQKEKSRSENNA; this is encoded by the coding sequence ATGACCAACAGTTCTACCTTCTGCCCAGTTTACAGAGACCTGGAGCCATtcacatatttcttttatttagttttcctCATTGGAATTATTGGAAGTTGTTTTGCAACCTGGGCTTtcatacagaaaaacacaaatcacAGGTGTGTGAGCATATACTTAATTAATTTGCTTACAGCTGATTTCCTGCTCACTCTGGCATTACCAGTGAAAATCACTGTTGACTTGGGTGTTGCACCCTGGAAGCTGAGGATATTCCACTGCCAAGTGACAGCCTGCCTCATCTACATTAATATGTACTTATCAATAATCTTCTTGGCATTTGTTAGCATTGATCGCTGTCTTCAGTTGACATACAGCTGCAAGATTTATCGAATACAAGAACCTGGGTTTGCTAAAATGATATCAGCTGTTGTGTGGCTAATGGTCCTTCTTATAATGGTGCCAAACATGATCATTCCCATCAAAGACATCAAGGAAAAGCCCAACGTGGGCTGCATGGAATtcaaaaatgagtttggaagaaaCTGGCATTTGCTGACAAATTTCATAAGTATAGCAATATTCTTCAATTTCTCAGCCATCATCTTAATATCTAACTGCCTTGTAATTCGACAACTCTACAGAAACAAAGATAATGAAAATTATCCAAACGTGAAGAGAGCTCTCATCAGTATACTTTTGGTGACTACAGGCTACATCATATGTTTTGTTCCTTATCACATTGTCCGAATCCCATACACCCTCAGCCAGACAGAGGTCATATCTGACTGTTCCACCAGGATTTCACTTTTCAAAGCAAAAGAGGCCACACTGCTCCTGGCTGTGTCCAACCTGTGTTTCGATCCAATCCTGTACTATCATCTCTCAAAAGCTTTCCGATTAAAGATCACTGAGACGTTTGCTTCCCATAAGGAGTCCAAggctcaaaaagaaaaatcaaggtcTGAAAACAATGCATAA